In Perca fluviatilis chromosome 11, GENO_Pfluv_1.0, whole genome shotgun sequence, the following proteins share a genomic window:
- the dars2 gene encoding aspartate--tRNA ligase, mitochondrial, translating to MATKSRYVLQRVLSGLRNAAVWYQSSASTSGQGRLLWKPQLRQLSCSHTLGKAHPPSTGPSSLSFRSHTCGELRSHHVGEKVSLCGWVQYLRQDLFVIMRDFSGLTQVLIPQEESASNLKAALCDLITESVVKVTGTVRRRPAGQENKSMPTGEIEILAESVEVFNVCQKLPFEIKDFVKKSESLRMQYRYLDLRSSQMQKNLRLRSQLVMKMREYLCNVHGFVDVETPTLFKRTPGGAKEFVVPSREPGRFYSLPQSPQQFKQLLMVAGIDRYFQMARCYRDEGSKPDRQPEFTQVDIEMSFVDQAGIMSLVEGLLQYSWPAENGPVKVPFQTMTYEEAMRDYGVDKPDTRFSMKLVDLSQVFLSTEIEFLRSALSQPGGSVQAICVPSGAKVIAGKDLEELKQTAKTQFSQELSVLLVKADGTLKSPLKKLLSVSVTDELLQRTGAQPGDLLLMAAGSLHTVRPLLGNLRLQCAELLESRGVSIRDPSAFHFLWVVDFPLFLPKEEEPEQLESAHHPFTAPLPEDTQLLYTEPQKVRGQHYDLVLNGCEIGGGSIRIHKASEQLHVLESILKEDPSLLSHLLEALDSGAPPHGGIALGLDRLVSIMVGAPSIRDVIAFPKSFRGHDLMSCAPDLVSEEELKSYHISVKWPAERGRGGQEGK from the exons ATGGCAACAAAAAGCCGATATGTGCTGCAGAGAGTGTTGAGTGGACTCAGAAATGCCGCTGTCTGGTACCAGAGCTCAGCCTCGACCTCAGGTCAAGGACGGCTGCTGTGGAAACCTCAACTCAGACAGCTGAGCTGCTCTCACACACTCGGCAAGGCTCATCCTCCAAGCACAG GTCCCAGCAGTCTGTCATTCAGGAGTCACACCTGTGGAGAACTGAGATCCCATCATGTGGGAGAGAAAGTCTCTCTGTGTGGCTGGGTCCAGTACCTCAG GCAGGACCTGTTTGTCATCATGCGAGATTTCAGCGGCTTGACACAAGTTCTAATCCCTCAGGAAGAA TCTGCGAGTAATTTGAAAGCAGCGCTGTGTGATCTCATAACCGAGTCTGTCGTCAAGGTTACAGGAACAGTCAGACGACGACCAGCAGGGCAGGAGAACaag AGCATGCCGACAGGAGAAATAGAAATCCTGGCTGAGAGCGTGGAGGTTTTCAATGTGTGCCAGAAGTTGCCTTTTGAAATTAAAGACTTTGTCAAA AAATCAGAGTCTTTGCGGATGCAGTATCGCTACCTGGACCTGAGGTCCTCTCAGATGCAGAAGAACCTCAGACTGAGATCTCAGCTTGTGATGAAGATGAGAGAATACCTCTGTAATGTGCACG GGTTTGTGGACGTGGAAACTCCGACCTTGTTTAAAAGAACACCAGGG GGAGCCAAAGAGTTTGTGGTTCCGTCCAGAGAGCCGGGCCGCTTTTACTCTCTGCCCCAGAGTCCACAGCAGTTTAAACAGCTCCTAATGGTGGCTGGCATAGACAG GTACTTCCAGATGGCCCGGTGCTACCGAGATGAAGGCTCCAAACCTGACCGGCAGCCTGAGTTCACCCAG GTAGACATAGAAATGTCTTTTGTGGACCAGGCCGGTATCATGTCCCTGGTGGAGGGTTTGTTGCAGTACTCCTGGCCTGCAGAGAACGGTCCCGTTAAGGTTCCTTTCCAAACCATGACCTATGAAGAGGCCATGAGGGACTACGGCGTGGACAAGCCTGACACCAGATTCAGTATGAAG CTGGTCGACCTCAGTCAGGTTTTCTTATCCACAGAAATTGAGTTCCTCCGATCAGCTCTCAGCCAACCAGGAGGCTCCGTTCAGGCCATCTGTGTCCCCAGTGGAGCG AAAGTAATTGCTGGGAAAGATTTGGAAGAACTGAAACAAACTGCTAAGACTCAGTTCAGCCAG GAGCTCAGCGTGCTGCTGGTCAAAGCAGACGGGACGTTGAAGTCTCCTCTAAAGAAGCTGCTGTCTGTCTCAGTCACCGATGAGCTGCTGCAGAGGACTGGAGCCCAACCAGGAGACCTGCTGCTGATGGCAGCTGGTTCCCTCCACACTGTG CGCCCGTTGCTGGGTAATCTTCGTCTGCAGTGTGCAGAGCTCCTGGAGTCTCGTGGCGTTTCAATCCGCGACCCCTCAGCCTTCCACTTCCTGTGGGTTGTGGACTTCCCTCTGTTTTTGCCCAAAGAAGAGGAGCCGGAGCAGCTGGAGTCAGCCCATCATCCATTTACTGCTCCACTGCCAGAGGACACACAGCTACTCTACACAGAGCCACAGAAG GTACGTGGTCAGCACTACGACCTGGTTTTGAATGGCTGTGAGATTGGAGGAGGCTCCATCCGCATCCACAAGGCCTCAGAACAGCTTCATGTCCTAGAGAGTATCCTCAAG GAGGACCCCAGTCTTCTCTCTCACCTGCTGGAGGCTCTGGACTCAGGAGCACCACCACATGGAGGCATTGCTTTGG GTTTGGACCGGCTGGTCTCCATTATGGTCGGGGCTCCCAGCATCCGTGACGTCATTGCCTTCCCCAAGTCGTTCCGGGGTCACGACCTTATGAGCTGCGCCCCTGACTTGGTATCTGAGGAGGAGCTGAAGTCTTACCACATCTCTGTCAAATGGCCAGCAGAGCGAGGCAGAGGAGGGCAAGAGGGGAAGTGA